From the genome of Shewanella sp. Choline-02u-19, one region includes:
- a CDS encoding cysteine-rich CWC family protein, with product MTTDPSICPLCQSQNRCSVLQGKSIEQCWCRSQAFPSKAALELAVSAERVNPLLASKSCLCQACIKALKQQEETQQYKRVD from the coding sequence ATGACGACAGATCCTTCCATTTGCCCACTATGTCAGTCCCAAAATCGCTGTTCAGTATTGCAGGGCAAGAGCATTGAACAATGTTGGTGTCGTTCGCAAGCATTTCCATCTAAGGCTGCACTTGAGCTTGCGGTAAGTGCAGAGCGAGTTAATCCTCTATTAGCGTCTAAATCCTGCCTCTGTCAGGCATGTATAAAGGCATTGAAGCAGCAAGAAGAGACTCAACAGTACAAAAGAGTCGATTAA
- a CDS encoding DEAD/DEAH box helicase, which yields MSSNEKTFRELGLSEPLLRALDELGYEKPTPIQAASIDPLMAGKDILGQAQTGTGKTGAFALPLLNRIDPKTNSPQILVLAPTRELAVQVAEAFASYAKFIQGLHVLPIYGGQSMQQQLTALRRGPQIIVGTPGRVMDHMRRGTLKLDSLKAMVLDEADEMLKMGFIDDIEWILEHTPKQRQLALFSATMPEQIKRVAGKYLTEPVHVKIATTTTTVETIEQRFVQVSQHNKLEALVRVLEVEKTEGIIIFVRTRNSCVELAEKLEARGYASSPLHGDMNQQARERAVDQLKRGKLDIIIATDVAARGLDVERIGHVVNYDIPYDTEAYVHRIGRTGRAGRTGMAILFVTHREMRMLRTIERATNSRISPMDVPSPETVTERRLSRLGEQIGELIAKDSLDFMKGAVAKLCQELEVDTDLLAAALLQQVQKDRPLQLPSINERQRDSRDDRNTRDRNDRSDRAPRERSDRPDRPRRESRPTPSSIGLADSLKDNPDVKMCRYIIDVGRENGVGVGNIVGAVANEANIDSRYIGQIQLFDHVTAIDLPDGMPKDVLDHLRKVRVCGRPLNIREAAGETFENTAGGGDSRPARRPRKPAGAGASTGAGDRRPSGDRKPHRKGPAGE from the coding sequence ATGTCATCCAATGAAAAAACTTTCCGCGAACTCGGTCTTTCCGAGCCTTTGTTGCGTGCTCTTGACGAGCTCGGTTATGAAAAACCAACGCCAATCCAAGCCGCGAGTATCGATCCTCTCATGGCCGGAAAAGATATTTTAGGTCAAGCACAAACAGGTACAGGTAAAACAGGTGCATTTGCACTACCTCTACTGAACCGCATTGATCCAAAGACTAATTCTCCACAAATTTTGGTACTTGCACCAACACGTGAACTTGCAGTGCAAGTTGCTGAAGCTTTCGCAAGTTATGCAAAATTCATCCAAGGTTTGCACGTTCTGCCTATTTACGGCGGACAAAGCATGCAACAGCAATTAACGGCATTACGTCGTGGACCACAAATTATTGTGGGTACTCCTGGTCGCGTTATGGACCACATGCGTCGTGGTACTCTTAAGCTAGACTCGCTTAAAGCGATGGTGCTTGATGAAGCCGATGAAATGCTAAAAATGGGCTTCATCGATGATATCGAATGGATCCTTGAGCATACACCTAAGCAACGTCAACTCGCGTTATTCTCAGCCACTATGCCTGAGCAAATTAAACGTGTTGCGGGCAAATATTTAACTGAACCTGTACACGTTAAGATTGCGACAACAACTACTACTGTTGAAACAATTGAACAGCGTTTTGTACAAGTATCACAACACAATAAACTAGAAGCGTTAGTACGTGTTCTAGAAGTTGAGAAGACTGAAGGTATTATCATCTTCGTTCGTACTCGTAACAGTTGTGTTGAACTCGCTGAAAAGTTAGAAGCTCGCGGTTATGCTTCATCACCACTACATGGTGATATGAATCAACAAGCACGTGAACGTGCAGTTGATCAGCTTAAACGTGGCAAGCTAGACATTATTATTGCAACCGACGTTGCAGCTCGTGGTCTTGACGTTGAGCGTATTGGACACGTAGTAAACTACGATATCCCATATGATACTGAAGCTTACGTTCACCGTATTGGCCGTACTGGTCGTGCTGGTCGTACAGGTATGGCGATTCTTTTCGTTACACACAGAGAAATGCGTATGTTGCGCACTATCGAACGTGCTACGAATAGCCGCATCTCACCAATGGACGTACCAAGCCCAGAGACAGTGACTGAACGTCGTCTTTCTCGCTTAGGTGAGCAAATTGGCGAATTGATTGCTAAAGATTCTTTAGACTTCATGAAAGGTGCAGTCGCTAAATTATGTCAAGAGCTAGAAGTTGATACTGATTTACTTGCAGCAGCTTTGCTACAGCAAGTTCAGAAAGATCGTCCTCTACAATTGCCATCAATCAATGAGCGTCAGCGCGATAGCCGTGATGATCGTAACACTCGTGACCGCAATGATCGTAGTGACCGCGCTCCTCGTGAACGTAGTGACCGTCCAGATCGTCCACGTCGTGAATCTCGTCCTACACCGTCTAGTATCGGTCTAGCTGATTCATTGAAGGACAACCCAGATGTTAAGATGTGCCGTTATATCATCGACGTAGGTCGTGAGAATGGCGTTGGCGTTGGTAACATTGTGGGTGCAGTAGCGAACGAAGCAAACATCGACAGCCGTTACATTGGTCAAATCCAATTGTTTGATCATGTCACTGCGATAGACCTTCCAGACGGAATGCCAAAAGACGTACTTGATCACCTTAGAAAAGTACGTGTATGTGGCCGTCCATTGAATATTCGTGAAGCTGCGGGTGAAACATTCGAGAACACTGCAGGTGGTGGTGATAGCCGTCCAGCACGTCGTCCTCGTAAACCAGCAGGTGCTGGTGCAAGTACTGGTGCTGGCGATCGTCGTCCTTCTGGTGACAGAAAGCCGCACCGTAAAGGTCCAGCTGGCGAGTAA
- a CDS encoding M28 family peptidase: MRCLLAAIVCSTLIACSSVPHCNTHPQSHWADHTQISADITQLASNDFAGRDTGSEGAALTRRYLIDRFQQIGLTPWQGDYQHPFSYSVSFSDKVGINIAGVVLAQTPTKQWRIVLAHYDHLGSKGSRIYHGADDNASGVSGLLQLAQHAVTQASDINLLFVATDAEEPGLYGAYALVDKFTEVNTQPRISQIELAINLDMIGRPDRRHAIYIEGARRFDSFKLMQQSITQSNQLCVKTRQPRSFDGSVISVDFLRASDHYPLHKAKIPWLYFGVPTHKDYHQPSDTADKIDISFVAAVAESAYQLLIIDSLLLQNSP, from the coding sequence ATGCGATGTTTATTAGCGGCGATTGTTTGCTCGACTCTTATTGCTTGCAGCAGTGTTCCTCACTGCAATACGCATCCACAATCTCATTGGGCTGACCATACTCAAATCAGCGCCGATATAACACAACTGGCCTCAAATGATTTTGCAGGACGGGATACCGGATCAGAGGGGGCTGCCTTAACAAGGCGTTATCTCATTGATCGCTTTCAACAGATTGGCCTTACACCATGGCAAGGCGACTACCAGCATCCCTTTAGTTACTCAGTCTCTTTTTCTGACAAAGTTGGGATTAATATTGCTGGAGTAGTATTAGCCCAAACACCGACAAAGCAATGGCGAATAGTGTTGGCGCATTACGACCACCTGGGCAGCAAAGGATCGCGAATTTATCACGGTGCCGATGATAACGCCTCCGGGGTATCAGGTTTACTGCAATTAGCTCAGCACGCGGTCACTCAAGCAAGTGATATCAATCTACTCTTCGTCGCGACCGATGCCGAAGAACCGGGATTATACGGCGCCTACGCGCTAGTTGATAAGTTTACCGAAGTTAATACCCAACCCCGAATATCCCAAATAGAGCTTGCCATTAATTTAGATATGATAGGACGCCCCGATAGACGTCATGCTATCTATATTGAAGGGGCAAGGCGCTTTGACTCATTTAAACTCATGCAACAATCTATAACGCAGTCAAACCAACTTTGCGTTAAAACCAGACAGCCGAGATCATTTGATGGCAGTGTCATCAGCGTTGATTTTTTAAGGGCATCTGATCATTACCCTTTGCATAAAGCAAAGATCCCTTGGCTTTACTTTGGGGTACCCACGCATAAGGATTATCATCAACCGAGTGATACAGCTGATAAAATAGATATTAGTTTTGTTGCTGCTGTGGCTGAATCTGCTTACCAACTACTGATTATTGACAGTTTACTTCTCCAAAATAGTCCTTAG